From the genome of Eucalyptus grandis isolate ANBG69807.140 chromosome 2, ASM1654582v1, whole genome shotgun sequence, one region includes:
- the LOC104422822 gene encoding uncharacterized protein LOC104422822 isoform X1, which produces MLTRKGRGYVTEGYVDATKGRGYVTEGYVDTAKGRSYVTEGYVDPAKGRSYVTEGYVDTTKGRGYVTEGYFDTAEGHGYLTERYVDRAKGRGDMAKGPGQQATERVSRKNQTQSGYSSGLAPVEFQTAYGKGPFCEQVVKNVSTGQKNSRYPMQFDQNHSMGRSNYRYHAQQAQTQSREFITRDNRCSDGSESENESDSDG; this is translated from the exons ATGTTGACGCGGAAAGGCCGTGGTTACGTGACTGAAGGCTATGTTGACGCGACTAAAGGCCGTGGCTACGTGACTGAAGGCTATGTTGACACGGCTAAAGGCCGTAGCTACGTGACTGAAG GCTATGTTGACCCGGCTAAAGGCCGTAGCTACGTGACTGAAGGCTATGTTGACACAACTAAAGGCCGTGGCTACGTGACTGAAGGCTATTTTGACACGGCTGAAGGCCATGGCTATTTGACTGAACGCTATGTTGACAGAGCTAAAGGCCGTGGCGACATGGCCAAAGGCCCTGGCCAGCAGGCCACGGAAAGGGTGAGCCGCAAGAATCAAACTCAGAGTGGCTACAGTAGTGGGCTTGCCCCTGTCGAATTCCAAACTGCCTACGGTAAGGGCCCTTTTTGTGAGCAAGTTGTCAAGAATGTCAGCACGGGCCAAAAGAATAGCCGTTACCCTATGCAATTTGACCAGAATCACAGCATGGGCCGAAGCAATTACCGTTACCATGCTCAACAGGCCCAGACTCAGAGCAGGGAATTCATAACTCGTGACAACAGGTGCAGCGACGGGAGCGAGAGCGAGAATGAGAGCGACAGCGACGGCTAG
- the LOC104422822 gene encoding uncharacterized protein LOC104422822 isoform X4: MLTRKGRGYVTEGYVDATKGRGYVTEGYVDPAKGRSYVTEGYVDTTKGRGYVTEGYFDTAEGHGYLTERYVDRAKGRGDMAKGPGQQATERVSRKNQTQSGYSSGLAPVEFQTAYGKGPFCEQVVKNVSTGQKNSRYPMQFDQNHSMGRSNYRYHAQQAQTQSREFITRDNRCSDGSESENESDSDG, encoded by the exons ATGTTGACGCGGAAAGGCCGTGGTTACGTGACTGAAGGCTATGTTGACGCGACTAAAGGCCGTGGCTACGTGACTGAAGGCTAT GTTGACCCGGCTAAAGGCCGTAGCTACGTGACTGAAGGCTATGTTGACACAACTAAAGGCCGTGGCTACGTGACTGAAGGCTATTTTGACACGGCTGAAGGCCATGGCTATTTGACTGAACGCTATGTTGACAGAGCTAAAGGCCGTGGCGACATGGCCAAAGGCCCTGGCCAGCAGGCCACGGAAAGGGTGAGCCGCAAGAATCAAACTCAGAGTGGCTACAGTAGTGGGCTTGCCCCTGTCGAATTCCAAACTGCCTACGGTAAGGGCCCTTTTTGTGAGCAAGTTGTCAAGAATGTCAGCACGGGCCAAAAGAATAGCCGTTACCCTATGCAATTTGACCAGAATCACAGCATGGGCCGAAGCAATTACCGTTACCATGCTCAACAGGCCCAGACTCAGAGCAGGGAATTCATAACTCGTGACAACAGGTGCAGCGACGGGAGCGAGAGCGAGAATGAGAGCGACAGCGACGGCTAG
- the LOC104422822 gene encoding uncharacterized protein LOC104422822 isoform X3, giving the protein MLTRKGRGYVTEGYVDATKGRGYVTEGYVDTAKGRSYVTEGYVDTTKGRGYVTEGYFDTAEGHGYLTERYVDRAKGRGDMAKGPGQQATERVSRKNQTQSGYSSGLAPVEFQTAYGKGPFCEQVVKNVSTGQKNSRYPMQFDQNHSMGRSNYRYHAQQAQTQSREFITRDNRCSDGSESENESDSDG; this is encoded by the exons ATGTTGACGCGGAAAGGCCGTGGTTACGTGACTGAAGGCTATGTTGACGCGACTAAAGGCCGTGGCTACGTGACTGAAGGCTATGTTGACACGGCTAAAG GCCGTAGCTACGTGACTGAAGGCTATGTTGACACAACTAAAGGCCGTGGCTACGTGACTGAAGGCTATTTTGACACGGCTGAAGGCCATGGCTATTTGACTGAACGCTATGTTGACAGAGCTAAAGGCCGTGGCGACATGGCCAAAGGCCCTGGCCAGCAGGCCACGGAAAGGGTGAGCCGCAAGAATCAAACTCAGAGTGGCTACAGTAGTGGGCTTGCCCCTGTCGAATTCCAAACTGCCTACGGTAAGGGCCCTTTTTGTGAGCAAGTTGTCAAGAATGTCAGCACGGGCCAAAAGAATAGCCGTTACCCTATGCAATTTGACCAGAATCACAGCATGGGCCGAAGCAATTACCGTTACCATGCTCAACAGGCCCAGACTCAGAGCAGGGAATTCATAACTCGTGACAACAGGTGCAGCGACGGGAGCGAGAGCGAGAATGAGAGCGACAGCGACGGCTAG
- the LOC104422822 gene encoding uncharacterized protein LOC104422822 isoform X2, which translates to MLTRKGRGYVTEGYVDATKGRGYVTEGYVDTAKGRSYVTEGYVDPAKGRSYVTEGYVDTTKGRGYVTEGYFDTAEGHGYLTERYVDRAKGRGDMAKGPGQQATERVSRKNQTQSGYSSGLAPVEFQTAYGKGPFCEQVVKNVSTGQKNSRYPMQFDQNHSMGRSNYRYHAQQAQTQSREFITRDNRCSDGSESENESDSDG; encoded by the exons ATGTTGACGCGGAAAGGCCGTGGTTACGTGACTGAAGGCTATGTTGACGCGACTAAAGGCCGTGGCTACGTGACTGAAGGCTATGTTGACACGGCTAAAGGCCGTAGCTACGTGACTGAAGGCTAT GTTGACCCGGCTAAAGGCCGTAGCTACGTGACTGAAGGCTATGTTGACACAACTAAAGGCCGTGGCTACGTGACTGAAGGCTATTTTGACACGGCTGAAGGCCATGGCTATTTGACTGAACGCTATGTTGACAGAGCTAAAGGCCGTGGCGACATGGCCAAAGGCCCTGGCCAGCAGGCCACGGAAAGGGTGAGCCGCAAGAATCAAACTCAGAGTGGCTACAGTAGTGGGCTTGCCCCTGTCGAATTCCAAACTGCCTACGGTAAGGGCCCTTTTTGTGAGCAAGTTGTCAAGAATGTCAGCACGGGCCAAAAGAATAGCCGTTACCCTATGCAATTTGACCAGAATCACAGCATGGGCCGAAGCAATTACCGTTACCATGCTCAACAGGCCCAGACTCAGAGCAGGGAATTCATAACTCGTGACAACAGGTGCAGCGACGGGAGCGAGAGCGAGAATGAGAGCGACAGCGACGGCTAG